In the genome of Mucilaginibacter sp. 14171R-50, the window AGCGGTTATACTATCTGCTCAATGTACCGATAAGCGCATTAACCAGGTTACACCGGCGCTATTTAAACGCTTCCCCGATGCCGCCGCGCTGGCCGCAGCTGATGCCGACGAGATATTTAACTATATACGCAGCGTAAGCTATCCTAACAATAAGGCCAAACACCTGGCCGGGATGGCTAAAATGCTGATGGAGAAATTCGGCGGCGAAATACCATCAGGGCTGGATGAGTTGCAACAGCTGCCTGGCGTTGGTCGCAAAACCGCCAATGTAATTGCGTCGGTAGTGTTTGATGCACCTGCCATTGCGGTTGATACGCATGTATTTAGGGTAGCTAACCGTATTGGGCTTACCAACCGGGCAACTACCCCGCTGGCCGTCGAGCGGCAGCTGATGCAGCACTTACCAAAAGAAACTCTTGGCGTGGCCCACCATTGGCTGATATTGCATGGCAGATATATATGCGTGGCCCGTAAGCCGAAATGCGAAATTTGCCCCCTCACCTGGTTTTGCAAATACTACGAACAGCTAAATTCTGAAACGGCACTGTTGAAAGCCGAGGCCGCCCGCATCAGGAAGGCGAATGACGCCAAAAAAAGAAAACTACTAAATGGCATAAGCAAAGAATTAACAAAGCGAAGTGTTGATAAAGATATTTGATGGATAGGCATTGGTTAGGTAAGTTTACAGGGAACCAAACAAATAAAATAAATTACTAAAAATATTAGTATTTTAATAAATAATATTTTATATTTGTTTCACAATAATTTAAGATGAGCAACGCAGATAAATTGAAAGCATTACAGCTTACGTTAGATAAGCTGGAAAAGTCGTATGGCAAGGGTACCATCATGAAAATGGGTGATACCGCTATTGAAGCAACGGAAGCAATATCTACCGGTTCGCTGGGCCTCGATATCGCTTTAGGGGTAGGCGGCTTGCCAAAAGGCAGGGTTATAGAAATATATGGCCCGGAGTCGTCGGGTAAAACAACCCTTGCGATACACGCTATAGCCGAATCACAAAAAAGGGGTGGCATTGCCGCCTTTATTGATGCGGAGCACGCGTTCGATCGCTTTTATGCAAAAAAACTGGGTGTTGATGTCGAGAACCTTTTGATATCGCAGCCGGATAATGGCGAGCAGGCTTTAGAGATCGCCGATAACCTGATCCGCTCGGGCGCTATTGATATATTAGTTATCGACTCTGTAGCCGCATTAGTGCCTAAGGCAGAGATAGAAGGCGAAATGGGCGATTCTAAGATGGGCCTACATGCGCGCTTAATGTCGCAGGCATTACGTAAGCTAACCGGTACCATCAGCAAAACCGGCTGCTGCTGTATATTTATTAACCAGCTGCGCGATAAGATCGGCGTTATGTTTGGTAATCCTGAAACTACTACCGGTGGTAACGCCTTAAAGTTTTACGCTTCGGTGCGTTTGGATGTTCGCCGTATATCGCAAATTAAAGATACCGACGAGGTATCGGGTAACCGCGTTAAGGTTAAGATCGTTAAAAACAAAGTTGCGCCTCCGTTCCGCATCGCCGAATTTGACATTATGTTTGGCGAAGGCATCTCAAAAGCCGGCGAGATCATTGACCTGGGTGTTGAATACAACATCATTAAAAAAGCGGGCTCGTGGTTCAGCTATGGCGAAACACGTTTAGGCCAGGGCCGCGATGCCGTTAAACAACTAATACTGGATAACCCGGAATTAGCGGAAGAACTGGAAGCGAAAATAAAGGAAACGGTAACCGGTGAAAGTTTAACAGAAGCTTAAAAGATAATTCTGAGTATATCAACTAAGGCAGCCTTCCCAAACGGGAGGCTGTTTTAGTATAATACCTTTCGGTTTTAAACTTAACGCTCGCGCTAATCAGCCATTTTTTGTGCGGATCAGCTTTGGCGTACCGCCGGCATTAATTTCAGGGGGGGTGCCTGGGAATCTCCGGCCCTAAACTCTTGTTTAACCAGCTTAATTGGTTAGCCGTTATAAATTAAGGTTCGTTTTTACATCGTCCTAATAACATAAGTATTAATGTTATTAGGCAACTCTGTTATAACGGGACAGATATGCAAAAAGCCTTCCCAATCGGGAAGGCTCAATCTAAAATCTAATTCGCAAATCTAAATTAGGATGCCATTTGCCTGCGAATGATATTCAGCGCGCCGCCGGCCCTAAACCACTCTATTTGCTGTGCATTATAAGTGTGGTTAACCGGGAAGCTTTCTGTTGTGCCGTTTGCATGGTGCAATACTACGGTTAACTGTTTGCCCGGGGCAAAGGTGGTTAAGCCGGTAATATCAATAACATCGTCCTCTTGTATCTTTTCGTAATCGTTAGGGTCGGCAAAGGTGATACCTAACATACCTTGTTTTTTAAGGTTGGTTTCGTGGATACGGGCAAATGATTTTACCAGTATGGCACGTACACCTAAGTGCCGCGGCTCCATCGCAGCGTGTTCGCGCGATGAGCCTTCGCCATAGTTTTCGTCGCCTACAACCACAGTTCCTATACCGGCCGCTTTGTAATCGCGTTGGGTGGCAGGTACGGGTCCGTATTCGCCGGTCAGCTGGTTTTTAACGCTATCGGCAGTGTTATTAAAGTAGTTGATAGCGCCGATAAGCATATTGTTTGATATGTTATCCAAATGGCCGCGGAACTTCAACCACGGGCCTGCCATTGAAATATGGTCGGTAGTACACTTGCCGCGGGCTTTTATTAATAACCTTAAGCCGCTGATATCGGTCCCTTCCCAAGGGGTAAAAGGCTCTAACAACTGTAAGCGCGATGAGCGTGGGTCAACCTTTACTTCTACCTGGCTACCATCCTCTGCAGGTGCCTGGTAACCGGCATCCTCAACAGCGTAACCGCGTACGGGCATTTCAATACCTTGCGGCTCGTCTAATTTTACCTGTTCGCCGTTTTTGTTCGGCAGGGTATCGGTAAGCGGATTAAACGTAAGATCACCGGCAATTGCAAATGCAGTAACAATCTCTGGCGACGCCACAAAGGCGTGTGTATTAGGG includes:
- the nth gene encoding endonuclease III; the encoded protein is MLKAERYRHFVEYFSKNQPNAVTELHYTSPYELLVAVILSAQCTDKRINQVTPALFKRFPDAAALAAADADEIFNYIRSVSYPNNKAKHLAGMAKMLMEKFGGEIPSGLDELQQLPGVGRKTANVIASVVFDAPAIAVDTHVFRVANRIGLTNRATTPLAVERQLMQHLPKETLGVAHHWLILHGRYICVARKPKCEICPLTWFCKYYEQLNSETALLKAEAARIRKANDAKKRKLLNGISKELTKRSVDKDI
- the recA gene encoding recombinase RecA, whose product is MSNADKLKALQLTLDKLEKSYGKGTIMKMGDTAIEATEAISTGSLGLDIALGVGGLPKGRVIEIYGPESSGKTTLAIHAIAESQKRGGIAAFIDAEHAFDRFYAKKLGVDVENLLISQPDNGEQALEIADNLIRSGAIDILVIDSVAALVPKAEIEGEMGDSKMGLHARLMSQALRKLTGTISKTGCCCIFINQLRDKIGVMFGNPETTTGGNALKFYASVRLDVRRISQIKDTDEVSGNRVKVKIVKNKVAPPFRIAEFDIMFGEGISKAGEIIDLGVEYNIIKKAGSWFSYGETRLGQGRDAVKQLILDNPELAEELEAKIKETVTGESLTEA